The Microbacterium sp. W4I20 genome segment CCGCCGGGACTGCTCGATGTGTGGGAGCACCCGGTCGACGTCGCTCAGTGGGAGGGCTTCGTCGTGGCCCTCGACGGGCGCGTGCGCGCCGCTGCGGATCCGCTCGGTCGATGGTGGGAGTGGCGCGCGGGTCAATCGGCCGACGAGTCCTAACCTGGAGCCATGCTCGGAGACCTCACGGAGCGCGATCGCGCGATGCTTGCCCTCGAATCGTCGTGGCCGCGTCATGGCGGAGCGAAGGAAGAGGTCATCCGTGCCCAGCTCGGCATGAGCGCGACTCGCTACTACCAGCTGCTCGGCCGGCTGATCGAATCGGACGTCGCCCTCGAGTACGATCCCATGCTGGTCCGCAGGCTCCGCCGCATCCGCGATTCCCGGGCGGCCAGCCGTACGGCACGCACCCCTCGATTCGTGGGCTGATCGCCGCCTCCGACGAGCAGGTCCGTGCCGAGGCGCGGACTGCCAGGTGCGTGCCGCTAGCATCGAGGGGTGTCTCAGCCAAACCGTGATCGCTTCGATGACGTCCCCCGCTCATCCGGACGCGTCGGGGCGCACCGTGCCGAAGCCCCGGGCATGAACGGATGGATCGTGCTGCTGTGGTCGTTCGTGGCGGCTCTGGTCCTCATCATCGCCGGCATCTTCGGCGCACTCGTGGTCATGGATCGCATCTCGCTGTTCCCGGAGGCGCAGCCCTCCGCGACGCCCACGCCGGAAGAGACCGGGGTCGTCGACACCGCCGTCTCGGTGATGATCCTGAACGGGACGCCTGACGAGGGTCTCGACGAGCGGATGCGGGACACGCTCATCAACAACGGCTGGACGGCCGACAAGGTGTTCGCGACCCCCAGCGACACCCAGGACTTCGCCGCGACGACGGTGTACTACGTCGCGGACGAGGATGAACTCGCGGCCATCGGCCTCGCGCGCGTTCTCGGCGGGGCCGCCGTGCAGCAGAGCGACTTCTACGTGTCGTTGAACGACACCGGCGCAACGCAGCTCACCGTGGTGATCGGCCTCGATCGATCCACCTCCGCACCGGAGACCCCGGACGAGACTCCCGCCTCCTGACGTCGCCGTGATGGCCGCGTGGCGCGGCTTGCACTCGAAGGTGTCGAGTGCCAGAATGGCGTTAGCACTCGCACACTCTGAGTGCTAAACCCAACGTCTACGTCCAGGAGGGACGAAAAAACTCATGGCAAAGATCATTGCTTTCGATGAGGAGGCCCGCCGCGGCCTCGAGCGCGGCCTCAACATCCTCGCCGACGCGGTCAAGGTGACCCTCGGCCCGCGCGGCCGCAACGTCGTCCTCGAGAAGAAGTGGGGCGCCCCCACGATCACGAACGACGGTGTCTCCATCGCCAAGGAGATCGAGCTCGACGACCCGTACGAGAAGATCGGTGCGGAGCTCGTCAAGGAGGTCGCCAAGAAGACCGACGACGTCGCGGGTGACGGCACCACCACCGCCACCGTCCTCGCCCAGGCTCTGGTCCGCGAGGGCCTGCGCAACGTGGCCGCCGGCGCCGACCCGATCTCGCTCAAGCGCGGCATCGAGAAGGCCGTCGCCGCGATCACCGAGGAGCTCCTCGCCAGCGCGAAGGAGATCGACTCCAAGGAGCAGATCGCCGCGACCGCTTCCATCTCCGCCGCAGACCCCGCCATCGGCGAGCTGATCGCCGAGGCGATCGACAAGGTCGGC includes the following:
- a CDS encoding DUF3263 domain-containing protein; amino-acid sequence: MLGDLTERDRAMLALESSWPRHGGAKEEVIRAQLGMSATRYYQLLGRLIESDVALEYDPMLVRRLRRIRDSRAASRTARTPRFVG
- a CDS encoding LytR C-terminal domain-containing protein, whose amino-acid sequence is MSQPNRDRFDDVPRSSGRVGAHRAEAPGMNGWIVLLWSFVAALVLIIAGIFGALVVMDRISLFPEAQPSATPTPEETGVVDTAVSVMILNGTPDEGLDERMRDTLINNGWTADKVFATPSDTQDFAATTVYYVADEDELAAIGLARVLGGAAVQQSDFYVSLNDTGATQLTVVIGLDRSTSAPETPDETPAS